A DNA window from Chitinibacter fontanus contains the following coding sequences:
- a CDS encoding LexA family protein, whose protein sequence is MDCRPRVDSEHTICNGATLVVNRTIQANHNDIVVAAIDGDITVKRLFQRGKYLALVAQNSDYSLIVFGDEHELSVWGVVIAWKCTQSDCTNRCK, encoded by the coding sequence TTGGACTGTCGACCGAGGGTCGATTCAGAGCATACCATTTGCAATGGAGCGACGCTGGTTGTCAATCGTACGATTCAAGCCAACCACAATGACATTGTGGTGGCGGCTATTGATGGCGACATTACAGTGAAGCGGCTGTTCCAACGTGGCAAATATTTAGCTTTGGTGGCACAGAATTCAGACTACTCACTGATTGTGTTCGGTGATGAGCATGAGTTATCGGTATGGGGCGTGGTCATTGCGTGGAAGTGCACCCAGAGTGATTGCACTAATCGATGTAAATAA
- a CDS encoding DUF3302 domain-containing protein, whose protein sequence is MKLNSRCAVALSALITTVLPSYACAFAPGMEEKIADVMVWVVIAVVPLVAIYIFWKLHVLPEVIAEKKHHPQKDSIQVLCLLSLVFGGLLWPIAWLWAFTKPVTYKMAYGTDKHDDFFLKPDGEHGSKPLDLAIVDDEIMLLKERLDGLVNKRELIISKQSSSVAPAAEEKSHA, encoded by the coding sequence ATGAAATTAAATAGTAGGTGCGCAGTCGCACTGTCTGCGTTGATAACAACGGTGTTACCAAGTTATGCGTGTGCCTTTGCGCCCGGCATGGAAGAGAAAATTGCCGATGTAATGGTCTGGGTGGTGATTGCTGTGGTACCACTGGTGGCTATTTATATTTTCTGGAAATTACACGTCTTGCCCGAAGTGATTGCTGAAAAGAAGCATCACCCACAAAAAGATTCGATTCAAGTTTTGTGTTTATTGTCTTTGGTTTTTGGCGGTTTGTTGTGGCCGATTGCATGGCTATGGGCGTTTACCAAACCTGTCACTTATAAAATGGCCTATGGCACCGATAAACATGATGATTTTTTCTTAAAGCCGGACGGTGAGCATGGTAGCAAACCACTCGATTTGGCCATCGTTGATGATGAAATCATGTTACTCAAAGAACGGCTCGACGGCTTAGTCAATAAACGCGAACTCATTATCAGCAAGCAATCGAGTAGCGTTGCGCCAGCCGCGGAGGAGAAAAGCCATGCTTGA
- a CDS encoding HlyD family secretion protein: protein MLEMIIGGYCALIWLVFIKLKWFPWNIKTQVGAATGALVLAATIILTINVVTPSSSDVRVINFVAEIVPRVQGTVTRVAVEGNTLIKKGDVLLEIDSTPYRLRVKELQAKLADATASAKTLWQDLDSAKSNTIAAQAHLDLMKKRLAQATELAKAGAGNQYDVESFSTEVKKAESAVASAKTAEARVMTKLEGVVGPDLASVAQIKAQLEAAQYDLDSTVIRAPADGYAINVAVRPGNYLVSMPFKPAMSFVEHEQRILAFFEQNELRYVKPGDKAEIALKTLPGDLLYAKVDSIVWANGQGQIMQSGAVPNAPVEMAHAPLPQKYAVKLIPIAKEGTALPFIPMGSRGGGAVYTEKLAPLHLLRMVMIRAQSLMNYLVLKLH from the coding sequence ATGCTTGAGATGATTATTGGTGGTTACTGCGCGCTGATTTGGCTGGTGTTTATTAAATTAAAATGGTTTCCATGGAATATTAAAACTCAGGTGGGTGCCGCTACAGGGGCGCTGGTGTTGGCTGCCACGATTATTTTGACGATCAATGTGGTAACGCCATCATCGAGTGACGTGCGGGTCATTAACTTTGTGGCAGAAATTGTACCGCGAGTACAAGGTACCGTAACTCGGGTAGCCGTTGAAGGCAACACACTGATAAAAAAAGGTGATGTACTTTTAGAAATAGACAGTACGCCATATCGGCTTCGAGTGAAAGAATTGCAAGCCAAATTAGCCGATGCAACAGCATCTGCCAAAACGCTCTGGCAGGATTTGGATAGCGCGAAAAGTAATACGATCGCTGCGCAAGCACATTTGGATTTGATGAAAAAACGTCTGGCACAAGCCACGGAACTGGCTAAGGCGGGCGCTGGCAATCAATACGATGTTGAGAGCTTTAGCACCGAAGTGAAAAAGGCCGAGTCGGCTGTCGCCAGTGCCAAGACGGCTGAAGCGCGGGTAATGACTAAGCTCGAAGGCGTTGTAGGACCTGATTTGGCCAGTGTTGCGCAAATTAAAGCGCAGCTAGAAGCGGCTCAGTATGATTTGGATTCTACGGTGATTCGTGCTCCGGCAGATGGCTATGCCATCAATGTTGCGGTACGTCCGGGTAATTATTTGGTGTCGATGCCATTTAAACCTGCGATGAGTTTTGTTGAGCATGAACAACGGATTCTGGCTTTCTTTGAGCAAAATGAATTGCGTTATGTTAAGCCTGGCGATAAGGCTGAAATTGCTTTGAAAACACTACCGGGCGATTTGTTGTATGCCAAAGTAGATTCAATTGTCTGGGCAAATGGCCAAGGACAAATTATGCAATCAGGTGCCGTTCCAAATGCCCCTGTTGAAATGGCACATGCTCCACTTCCACAAAAGTATGCGGTGAAACTAATCCCGATTGCCAAAGAAGGGACAGCCCTGCCATTTATCCCAATGGGGTCACGAGGTGGTGGTGCGGTATATACCGAAAAGCTCGCGCCGCTGCATTTGTTGCGGATGGTGATGATACGTGCACAATCGTTGATGAATTACCTTGTGCTTAAGCTGCACTAA
- a CDS encoding TolC family protein has protein sequence MLKAHTLLSVLLGAGVLLGCAVSTPPSQHELMPLALGQASVPVQWRHEQTPGQFDVKALGFTPDAVLKSLIAEAWLYNTDLRIAASRIEQSRAALKAAGGPLLPSLAIGAQAGDSAIPTSSMSTTGIGLVAAWEIDLWGRLKSEEAAAGARFQASELDLQYSRQAIAAAVTRSWISIIEATQQLELAQQMQRMAEQQVKLIQTGHKVGRNTAQDVALNEATVAVYRNQVASNEQSLNQARRSLEVLLGRYPAAEVVTTSVLPLASSELPAGIPAELMTRRPDVLAAEQRFRAAFQDVEAAQRARLPSLKLSAGFAYIEDSIIVLDPSLKNPLWAMTGQLLAPIFTGGVLEAQIEAKTAKQQEAIAQYSKTALTAFNEVEGALAAERSLLQRQKAVDSQNVQLEKSLGFAQVQQKVGKADAYQLLQQQLSLANSQANLLRVQSERLNNRINLHQALGGHFPE, from the coding sequence ATGTTGAAAGCACACACATTACTTTCGGTGTTGCTGGGGGCAGGGGTTTTGTTGGGGTGCGCAGTGAGCACCCCACCGAGTCAGCACGAATTGATGCCATTGGCGCTGGGTCAGGCTAGTGTTCCTGTGCAATGGCGGCATGAACAAACGCCGGGGCAATTTGATGTCAAGGCCTTAGGCTTTACGCCAGATGCCGTGCTCAAGAGCTTGATTGCAGAAGCCTGGCTCTATAATACTGATCTGCGTATTGCGGCATCGCGCATCGAGCAATCACGTGCCGCGCTCAAAGCCGCTGGTGGCCCTTTGCTGCCTAGCTTGGCAATTGGCGCGCAGGCCGGGGATTCTGCGATTCCGACATCCAGCATGAGTACTACGGGTATCGGTTTGGTGGCGGCTTGGGAAATTGATTTGTGGGGGCGTCTCAAGTCTGAAGAGGCTGCTGCTGGCGCGCGTTTTCAGGCTAGTGAGCTTGATTTGCAATACAGTCGCCAAGCGATAGCTGCTGCTGTAACGCGCTCGTGGATCTCAATCATCGAGGCGACTCAGCAACTAGAGTTAGCGCAGCAAATGCAACGGATGGCCGAGCAACAAGTAAAGTTAATTCAAACGGGTCATAAAGTTGGACGGAATACAGCTCAAGACGTTGCCCTCAATGAAGCCACCGTGGCGGTTTATCGCAATCAAGTGGCCAGTAATGAGCAAAGTCTGAATCAAGCCCGGCGAAGTTTGGAGGTTTTACTGGGGCGCTATCCGGCTGCGGAAGTTGTAACAACATCCGTTTTACCACTTGCCAGTTCTGAGCTACCTGCGGGTATTCCCGCCGAGTTAATGACGCGTCGTCCAGATGTTTTAGCCGCAGAGCAACGTTTTCGCGCGGCATTTCAGGATGTTGAAGCGGCTCAACGTGCCCGCTTGCCATCATTGAAGCTCAGTGCTGGGTTTGCGTACATTGAAGATTCAATCATCGTGCTTGATCCTAGCTTGAAAAATCCGCTTTGGGCGATGACTGGGCAATTGTTAGCTCCCATTTTTACCGGTGGTGTGCTTGAAGCTCAAATCGAAGCAAAAACAGCTAAACAGCAGGAAGCGATTGCGCAATACAGCAAAACAGCTCTCACAGCATTTAACGAGGTAGAGGGTGCACTGGCGGCTGAGCGTAGTTTGCTTCAGCGTCAAAAAGCAGTAGATAGTCAAAACGTGCAATTAGAAAAATCGCTAGGCTTTGCCCAAGTGCAGCAAAAAGTGGGGAAGGCAGATGCTTATCAATTACTCCAGCAGCAACTGAGTCTCGCTAATTCGCAAGCGAATTTGCTGCGTGTACAAAGTGAGCGCCTGAATAATCGGATTAACTTGCATCAGGCGTTGGGAGGGCATTTTCCTGAGTAA
- a CDS encoding alkyl/aryl-sulfatase, translated as MSKLKHLVTLIALIGSTATFAATESKPATEFTKAANQQVLKDLPFSDKQDFADAAKGFIAKPETLTIKNAKGDVVWDLEAYKKYITLDAPAPDSVNPSLWRNAQLNMQYGLYKVSDKIYQIRGFDLSNITFIEGKTGWIVFDPLISPETAKAALDFINKTLGKRPVVGVVYSHSHVDHYGGVRGLASEADFKSGKVKVIAPEHFTEHAVSENVIAGNAMGRRAIYMYGALLPRNERGGVNGGLGQTTSTGSPTLVLPNITVTKTGQEVDVDGVKMVFQMTPGTEAPAEMNTYFPQHKALWMAENATNTMHNILTLRGAQVRDALKWASYLNETIETWGGKVDVKFQSHHWPRWGNDNIVDYFKKQRDLYKYTHDQSVRLMNQGLTGEEISETITLPPELNNFWPNRGYYGTLRHNSRAVYQRYMGWYNGNPSNLNNLPPEMVGPKYVEFMGGEEELLKKAQASFDKGEYRWVAEVLKHAVFANPNNTAAKELLADALEQLGYQAESGPWRGVYLQGAYELRNGVPSTGGTQTASPDTIRAMKPDMLFDYLAVRILPEKAAGKKLALNINFTDIKEKHTLYVENAVLNHTRKQAAKPDATITMSKTTLDDIQLGATTLEKAVAGGKVKIDGDAAAFEDFMGMLDTYKFWFNIVTP; from the coding sequence ATGAGCAAACTAAAACACCTAGTAACCTTGATCGCGCTGATCGGCAGCACTGCCACCTTTGCCGCGACCGAATCAAAACCAGCGACTGAATTTACAAAAGCAGCAAACCAACAAGTATTGAAAGACCTACCATTCAGCGACAAACAAGACTTTGCCGATGCGGCCAAAGGCTTTATCGCTAAACCAGAAACCTTGACCATCAAAAATGCCAAAGGCGATGTGGTTTGGGATTTGGAAGCCTACAAAAAATACATTACTTTGGACGCGCCAGCACCGGACAGCGTGAATCCAAGCTTGTGGCGCAATGCCCAGCTTAATATGCAATATGGCTTGTACAAAGTCAGCGACAAAATTTACCAAATCCGAGGTTTTGACCTTTCAAACATCACGTTTATCGAAGGTAAAACCGGCTGGATCGTTTTTGACCCGCTGATTTCTCCAGAAACTGCTAAAGCGGCACTGGATTTCATTAACAAAACTTTGGGTAAGCGCCCAGTAGTTGGCGTGGTTTACAGCCATAGCCACGTAGACCATTACGGTGGCGTGCGTGGACTGGCTTCAGAAGCCGATTTCAAATCAGGCAAAGTAAAAGTAATCGCGCCAGAGCACTTCACAGAACACGCAGTGTCTGAGAACGTGATTGCCGGTAATGCAATGGGTCGTCGCGCGATTTACATGTATGGCGCTTTGTTGCCACGTAATGAGCGTGGTGGTGTCAATGGTGGCTTGGGTCAAACGACCTCAACAGGCTCACCTACTTTGGTATTGCCAAACATTACTGTGACCAAAACCGGTCAAGAAGTGGACGTTGATGGCGTGAAAATGGTGTTCCAAATGACGCCTGGCACCGAAGCGCCAGCGGAAATGAATACCTATTTCCCACAACACAAAGCACTGTGGATGGCGGAAAATGCAACCAACACAATGCACAACATCCTGACACTGCGCGGCGCGCAAGTCCGTGATGCGCTCAAATGGGCATCTTACCTAAATGAAACCATTGAGACTTGGGGCGGCAAAGTTGACGTTAAATTCCAGAGCCACCACTGGCCACGTTGGGGTAACGACAACATCGTTGATTACTTCAAAAAACAACGCGATTTGTACAAATACACGCATGACCAATCTGTGCGTTTGATGAACCAAGGTCTGACTGGTGAAGAGATTTCTGAAACCATCACTTTGCCACCAGAACTGAACAACTTCTGGCCTAACCGTGGCTACTATGGCACTTTGCGTCATAACAGCCGTGCGGTTTATCAGCGTTATATGGGTTGGTACAACGGCAATCCATCAAATCTTAATAACTTGCCACCAGAAATGGTTGGCCCTAAATACGTTGAATTCATGGGTGGCGAAGAAGAATTGCTTAAAAAAGCCCAAGCTTCTTTCGACAAAGGTGAATACCGCTGGGTAGCTGAAGTCTTGAAACATGCTGTGTTTGCTAACCCAAACAATACTGCAGCGAAAGAACTGCTGGCGGATGCTTTAGAGCAGCTCGGTTACCAAGCTGAATCTGGCCCATGGCGTGGTGTGTATTTGCAAGGTGCGTATGAGTTGCGCAATGGCGTACCAAGTACTGGTGGTACGCAAACTGCCAGCCCAGATACCATCCGTGCGATGAAACCCGACATGCTGTTTGATTACCTCGCAGTACGTATTTTGCCTGAGAAAGCAGCAGGCAAAAAACTGGCGCTGAACATCAACTTCACCGACATCAAAGAGAAACACACTTTGTACGTTGAAAATGCTGTTTTGAACCACACCCGCAAACAGGCAGCCAAACCAGATGCCACGATTACGATGAGCAAAACCACGCTGGACGATATTCAGCTGGGAGCTACGACGCTTGAAAAAGCCGTTGCCGGTGGCAAAGTGAAAATAGATGGTGATGCAGCAGCGTTTGAAGACTTTATGGGCATGCTTGATACCTATAAATTCTGGTTCAATATCGTAACGCCTTAA
- a CDS encoding transposase, with translation MEAVKQVTKRNYPVAEAAERLDVSCHSIYSWIKPYANPVPVSAHTDLQQDEIRQLKAELRWVTEE, from the coding sequence ATCGAAGCAGTCAAACAGGTGACCAAGCGTAATTATCCCGTCGCAGAGGCCGCCGAACGACTTGATGTTTCTTGCCACAGTATTTATAGCTGGATCAAACCTTACGCAAATCCTGTGCCTGTTTCAGCTCACACTGATCTTCAGCAAGATGAGATTCGGCAACTTAAAGCCGAACTACGCTGGGTCACCGAGGAGTGA
- a CDS encoding cryptochrome/deoxyribodipyrimidine photo-lyase family protein, giving the protein MNMPVHVVWLKKDLRLHDHWPLWEASQRGPVVVLYCREPSLQAQPDYSAGHWAFTRECLAELAHDLARAGLRLYVYPGEVVPALQALQQQVALAGLYSHEETGNLASFARDRAVAAWCRAAGVPWQEWPQNGVVRRLANRDHWQRHWQGRMAASPAPKLKWAQDAALAAWPSWPVGEEGAAGDFWADTPAQGQDFAARLAGGRRAAVNTLQAFLLERGGQYRGGISSPLKAVSACSRLSPYLSFGCLSLREVVQATRRRAAQLKAEAPSPTRWTQSLRSFESRLHWHCHFMQKLESEPELEQFAQNPAYLGLRESQFNPAYFQAWAAGETGYPLIDACMAMLRHTGWINFRMRAMLVSFASNNLWLHWPQPAAHLARLFLDYEPGIHYPQVQMQSGVTGINTLRIYNPIKQAQEHDPRGAFVRHWLPALRRVPDWCIFEPWLMPEGIQREAGCMLGRDYPWPVVDWARSMQLAKQRISDWRRAQPQMDELSKAVYQKHGSRRDSGSRRKRPESVSALTVQADLFANL; this is encoded by the coding sequence ATGAATATGCCAGTTCATGTGGTTTGGCTAAAAAAAGATCTTCGCTTGCACGATCATTGGCCATTATGGGAAGCCAGTCAGCGTGGGCCGGTGGTGGTGCTGTATTGCCGCGAGCCTAGTCTGCAGGCGCAGCCCGATTACAGCGCCGGGCATTGGGCGTTTACCCGTGAATGTTTGGCGGAACTGGCGCATGATTTGGCGCGAGCTGGCTTGCGGCTGTATGTGTATCCCGGCGAGGTGGTGCCGGCCTTACAGGCTTTGCAGCAGCAGGTGGCGTTGGCTGGGCTGTATTCGCACGAAGAAACCGGCAATCTCGCCAGCTTTGCTCGCGATCGGGCGGTGGCCGCGTGGTGTCGCGCGGCTGGTGTGCCTTGGCAAGAATGGCCGCAAAATGGGGTTGTGCGCCGGCTGGCTAATCGTGATCACTGGCAGCGCCACTGGCAGGGGCGGATGGCGGCCAGCCCCGCGCCCAAACTGAAATGGGCGCAAGATGCGGCACTGGCGGCTTGGCCCAGCTGGCCTGTTGGTGAGGAGGGCGCGGCGGGCGATTTCTGGGCCGATACGCCGGCGCAGGGCCAGGATTTTGCGGCGCGCCTGGCTGGCGGGCGCCGCGCGGCGGTGAACACATTACAGGCATTTTTGCTGGAGCGGGGCGGGCAATATCGCGGCGGGATTTCCAGCCCGCTGAAGGCTGTATCGGCCTGTTCGCGCTTATCGCCATATTTAAGTTTTGGCTGCCTGTCGCTGCGTGAAGTGGTGCAGGCCACGCGGCGGCGGGCGGCGCAACTGAAAGCCGAAGCGCCCAGCCCAACGCGCTGGACGCAATCGCTGCGCAGCTTTGAAAGCCGCTTGCACTGGCATTGCCACTTTATGCAAAAGCTCGAATCTGAGCCTGAGCTTGAGCAATTTGCGCAAAATCCGGCCTATTTGGGCCTGCGGGAAAGTCAATTTAACCCCGCGTATTTTCAGGCGTGGGCCGCTGGCGAAACGGGCTATCCCTTGATCGATGCCTGCATGGCGATGCTGCGGCACACTGGCTGGATCAATTTTCGCATGCGCGCCATGCTGGTGAGTTTTGCCAGCAACAACCTCTGGCTGCATTGGCCGCAGCCGGCGGCGCATCTGGCGCGGCTGTTTTTGGATTACGAGCCGGGCATTCATTACCCGCAGGTGCAAATGCAATCGGGCGTCACCGGCATTAACACGCTGCGCATTTACAACCCGATCAAGCAAGCGCAAGAGCATGATCCGCGCGGCGCATTTGTGCGGCATTGGTTACCGGCACTGCGGCGAGTGCCCGATTGGTGCATTTTCGAGCCCTGGCTGATGCCCGAAGGCATACAGCGCGAAGCGGGCTGCATGCTGGGGCGCGATTATCCGTGGCCGGTGGTGGATTGGGCCCGCTCAATGCAACTGGCCAAACAGCGGATCAGTGATTGGCGGCGCGCACAACCTCAGATGGATGAATTATCAAAAGCCGTATATCAGAAGCATGGAAGTCGTCGTGATTCTGGTTCGCGGCGAAAACGACCAGAATCTGTTTCGGCATTAACAGTACAAGCCGATTTGTTTGCTAATTTATAG
- a CDS encoding carbohydrate-binding protein: MRKNKLPKHAMSLLGMVVLSSSLWAASPWQEGQHYRAGAEVTFQGQRYQARVSHEALVGAGWNPKQAAALWLPVSAAATSSSPATNAGVSAGTSACPAVWSSSAIYVAGNQVNYNGRNYQAKWWTKGEIPSTTGQWGVWLDLGVCAASSATATPVSNTPAPTATPQASPAVTATPTVKPTPSPVATPSATPTVKPTASPTPKPSATPTPSAVPTATPSATPTVKPTASPTPKPSATPAPSAVPTATPSAAPTVKPTASPTPSIAPTPQASAAPVLGLVINEVASDPNGTGSWFEIRNASGSSVNLAELKVRVRNNSNVISEFAVGSGTLANEGLLVLAAKTGAAGQLNTNQIIYLGQSSNYPRWTSNSGAIELVRNGVTADFVRFGSSSDQPLSAGQWSGSNAAALSNNYGYALVRPYLQSADSNTAADWQNVAFSTPGGRNDVPAGATDDDGDGIPSTAKVAGGTYAGLDLYAMGVRAGRPSVLIQLDSMQSTDEGVKPQREALQAVVDAFARRNIDVLFDVGNLYSASFSPVNFNLGGGKTVAFAACADLAPVSGCSGIADYKAGSMDIRRRQIFHYLLMASSRNLDGSSGSSGVAEIGGNDFIVSLGKWGLNSSTASNRYRLINYQAGTIMHELGHNLGLRHGGFENTNYKPNYYSIMNYLYQLQGLGDRAGSIGPVQRYYLNKGYYSLSSCALEGSACSATYRIDYSDGSSERMNENALNEALSIGRGVDAGIYADWNNSRALNTATYALDVNGDGALGYLQDYDDWGNIALRFARTSQGSAGAAMLRSTESNERQIAKKSRAFMHDKFEHSVEDAPHAEFFHELKKASPYAQFD; the protein is encoded by the coding sequence GTGCGCAAAAATAAATTACCAAAGCATGCAATGAGTCTGCTTGGGATGGTCGTACTCAGCAGCTCGTTATGGGCCGCGAGCCCATGGCAAGAAGGGCAGCATTATCGAGCGGGTGCTGAGGTGACTTTTCAAGGGCAACGCTATCAGGCCAGAGTTAGCCATGAGGCACTCGTCGGCGCGGGTTGGAATCCAAAACAGGCGGCTGCTTTATGGCTGCCAGTCAGTGCGGCAGCGACGAGCAGCAGCCCAGCAACGAATGCCGGCGTGAGTGCAGGCACCAGCGCGTGTCCCGCCGTATGGAGTAGTAGTGCGATCTATGTGGCGGGTAATCAAGTCAACTACAACGGTCGTAATTACCAAGCCAAGTGGTGGACCAAGGGTGAAATTCCTAGCACCACCGGGCAATGGGGCGTATGGCTCGATCTGGGGGTATGTGCAGCAAGCTCTGCCACCGCAACACCTGTTAGCAATACCCCAGCACCCACTGCAACGCCACAGGCGAGCCCTGCAGTGACGGCGACGCCCACTGTTAAACCGACACCAAGCCCTGTGGCTACGCCGAGCGCCACGCCGACGGTAAAACCCACTGCCAGCCCGACGCCCAAACCAAGTGCGACCCCAACACCGAGTGCGGTGCCAACTGCTACACCGAGCGCTACACCGACGGTAAAACCTACGGCCAGCCCGACGCCCAAACCAAGCGCGACCCCAGCGCCGAGTGCGGTGCCAACGGCTACACCGAGCGCCGCACCGACCGTGAAGCCGACGGCCAGCCCCACTCCAAGCATTGCTCCGACACCGCAAGCGAGCGCTGCGCCGGTGCTGGGGCTGGTCATTAATGAGGTGGCGAGTGATCCGAATGGCACAGGCAGCTGGTTTGAAATTCGCAATGCGAGTGGGAGCAGCGTCAATCTGGCCGAGCTGAAAGTTCGTGTTCGCAATAATAGCAATGTGATCAGCGAATTTGCCGTGGGCAGTGGCACTTTGGCTAATGAAGGATTGCTGGTGCTGGCGGCCAAAACGGGCGCAGCCGGGCAACTCAATACCAACCAGATTATTTATCTGGGCCAAAGTAGCAATTATCCGCGCTGGACCAGCAATAGTGGCGCGATCGAATTAGTTCGAAATGGCGTTACGGCTGATTTCGTCCGCTTTGGTAGCAGCAGTGATCAGCCTTTGAGTGCGGGGCAATGGAGCGGTAGCAATGCGGCAGCCTTAAGTAATAACTATGGGTATGCACTGGTACGCCCTTATTTACAAAGCGCGGATAGCAATACTGCTGCAGATTGGCAGAATGTCGCGTTCTCGACCCCCGGTGGGCGCAATGATGTTCCTGCGGGGGCGACCGATGACGATGGCGATGGCATCCCCAGCACGGCCAAAGTCGCGGGCGGCACTTATGCCGGGCTTGATCTCTATGCCATGGGCGTGCGCGCTGGGCGACCCAGTGTCTTGATCCAGCTCGATAGCATGCAAAGCACCGACGAAGGCGTTAAACCTCAGCGCGAAGCCTTGCAGGCGGTGGTTGATGCCTTTGCGCGCCGGAATATCGACGTCTTGTTTGACGTTGGTAATCTCTATTCGGCCAGCTTTAGCCCCGTCAACTTCAATCTGGGCGGCGGCAAAACGGTGGCGTTTGCGGCGTGTGCCGATTTAGCACCCGTCAGTGGCTGCAGCGGTATCGCCGATTACAAGGCTGGCAGCATGGATATCCGCCGCCGTCAGATTTTCCACTACCTGCTGATGGCCAGCAGCCGCAATCTGGACGGTAGCTCGGGTTCGTCCGGCGTGGCCGAAATCGGGGGCAATGATTTCATTGTTTCGCTGGGTAAATGGGGCTTGAACAGCAGTACCGCCAGCAATCGTTATCGTCTGATCAACTACCAGGCGGGTACGATCATGCACGAGTTGGGGCATAACCTCGGCCTGCGTCATGGCGGGTTTGAGAACACCAATTACAAGCCCAACTACTACAGCATTATGAATTACCTGTATCAGTTGCAAGGGCTGGGTGATCGTGCCGGCAGTATTGGCCCTGTTCAGCGCTATTATCTGAACAAAGGCTATTACAGCTTGAGCAGTTGTGCATTGGAAGGCAGCGCATGTAGCGCAACTTATCGCATTGATTATTCCGACGGCAGCAGCGAACGGATGAACGAAAATGCACTGAATGAAGCACTGAGCATTGGTCGAGGTGTCGACGCCGGTATTTATGCCGACTGGAATAATAGTCGCGCCCTCAATACTGCAACGTATGCACTCGACGTCAATGGCGACGGTGCGCTCGGGTATCTGCAGGATTATGATGATTGGGGCAATATTGCTTTGCGCTTTGCCCGCACCAGCCAAGGTAGCGCAGGTGCAGCGATGTTGCGCAGTACCGAGAGCAATGAGCGGCAAATTGCCAAAAAATCACGCGCTTTTATGCATGACAAGTTCGAGCATTCGGTTGAAGATGCACCGCATGCCGAGTTTTTCCATGAATTAAAAAAGGCCTCACCTTATGCACAATTTGACTAA
- a CDS encoding DUF2249 domain-containing protein: protein MADLQLDLRGLAPPEPMERILQWLDAASAGETLLAHLPHTPYPLYDHLRLRRCHWECAEQADGSALLCVQRD, encoded by the coding sequence ATGGCCGATCTCCAGCTAGATTTGCGCGGCTTAGCGCCCCCCGAACCGATGGAGCGCATTTTGCAATGGCTGGATGCGGCCAGCGCAGGTGAAACGCTGCTGGCGCATCTGCCCCACACCCCTTACCCGCTGTACGATCATTTACGCCTGCGTCGCTGCCACTGGGAATGTGCCGAGCAAGCGGATGGCTCGGCGCTACTTTGTGTGCAGCGGGATTAG
- a CDS encoding hemerythrin domain-containing protein: MSITSALLQQHRHCDEFLAQAERAARAAQWHDCIAASQLFCQTTEAHFALEEESLFPAFEQVTGMRNGPTEVMRGEHAQARDLMQGLQEAANNHDADDFIGCAETLLILLQQHNMKEENILYPMCDRSIPEFAEQLA, encoded by the coding sequence ATGAGCATTACCAGCGCCCTATTACAGCAGCATCGCCACTGCGATGAATTTCTCGCTCAAGCCGAACGCGCCGCACGCGCCGCGCAATGGCATGATTGCATCGCGGCCAGCCAACTATTTTGCCAAACCACCGAAGCGCATTTTGCACTCGAAGAAGAATCGCTGTTTCCCGCTTTTGAGCAAGTCACTGGCATGCGCAACGGCCCGACCGAAGTCATGCGCGGCGAGCACGCGCAGGCACGCGATTTGATGCAAGGCCTGCAAGAAGCCGCCAACAATCACGATGCCGATGACTTTATCGGCTGTGCCGAGACGCTGCTGATTTTATTGCAACAACATAATATGAAAGAGGAAAACATCCTCTACCCGATGTGTGATCGCAGTATTCCTGAATTTGCCGAGCAACTTGCGTAA